Proteins co-encoded in one Elusimicrobiota bacterium genomic window:
- the lepB gene encoding signal peptidase I, translating to MVFEGRTKVIALWARVLRVGDLLPALTAAAVFATIGFWRAWSKGESVESRRFYLDDDLEWADTVFSSALLAWVLMTFLIQAFKIPSGSMEKTLLIGDHLFVNKFVYGLRVPLWGKRVLPLRKVQRGDVMVFEFPVTDPRDTHCGKINAGENFIKRVIGLPGETITVSAGKVIVDGKLMSDENYAQWDEPYRQPESVHAKEISPERYQRLWQEHKLDRELGDIQKDFLGPVKVPEGAYFMMGDNRDHSCDSRYWGPVDDRFIKGKAWFIYWPPSRMKVVR from the coding sequence ATGGTGTTCGAGGGCCGCACCAAGGTCATCGCGCTGTGGGCGCGCGTCCTGCGCGTGGGCGACCTCCTGCCCGCGCTCACGGCCGCCGCCGTCTTCGCCACCATCGGCTTCTGGCGCGCCTGGTCCAAGGGCGAGAGCGTGGAGAGCCGCCGCTTCTACCTCGACGACGACCTGGAGTGGGCGGACACCGTGTTCTCCTCGGCCCTGCTCGCCTGGGTCCTCATGACCTTCCTCATCCAGGCGTTCAAGATCCCGTCCGGCTCGATGGAGAAGACCTTGCTCATCGGCGACCATCTCTTCGTCAACAAGTTCGTCTACGGCCTGCGCGTGCCGCTGTGGGGCAAGCGCGTCCTGCCCCTGCGCAAGGTCCAGCGCGGCGACGTCATGGTCTTCGAGTTCCCGGTCACCGACCCGCGCGACACGCACTGCGGAAAGATCAACGCGGGGGAGAACTTCATCAAGCGCGTCATCGGCCTGCCCGGCGAGACGATCACCGTCAGCGCCGGGAAGGTCATCGTCGACGGCAAGCTGATGAGCGACGAGAACTACGCCCAGTGGGACGAGCCTTACCGCCAGCCCGAGTCGGTCCACGCCAAGGAGATCTCACCCGAGCGCTACCAGCGGCTCTGGCAGGAGCACAAGCTCGACCGCGAGCTTGGAGATATCCAGAAGGACTTCCTCGGGCCCGTGAAGGTCCCGGAGGGCGCCTACTTCATGATGGGCGACAACCGCGACCACTCCTGCGACTCGCGCTACTGGGGCCCCGTCGACGACCGCTTCATCAAGGGCAAGGCCTGGTTCATCTACTGGCCGCCGTCGCGCATGAAGGTCGTGCGCTAG
- a CDS encoding DUF3147 family protein: protein MMLFALKLVVSALIIAGASELGKRSTFAGAILISLPLSSLLAVTWLYVETKDTARAAAMTSGVFWAVLPSLLFFLVLPALLKRGWGYWPALGAACAATAAGYAAYAAAARRFGLVL, encoded by the coding sequence CTGATGCTCTTCGCGCTGAAGCTCGTCGTGTCCGCGCTGATCATCGCCGGCGCCTCCGAGCTCGGCAAGCGCTCGACCTTCGCGGGCGCGATCCTGATCTCCCTTCCCTTATCGTCGCTGCTCGCCGTCACGTGGCTGTACGTCGAGACGAAGGACACGGCGCGCGCCGCCGCGATGACGAGCGGGGTCTTCTGGGCGGTCCTGCCCTCGCTGCTCTTCTTCCTGGTGCTCCCCGCCCTGCTCAAGCGCGGCTGGGGCTACTGGCCGGCGCTCGGCGCGGCCTGCGCGGCGACGGCCGCCGGCTACGCGGCGTACGCCGCGGCGGCGCGGCGCTTCGGCCTGGTCCTCTAG
- the galE gene encoding UDP-glucose 4-epimerase GalE, with protein sequence MKVLVTGASGYIGSHACLELLKAGHEVVGFDNFSNSSPESIERVKALAGKPMRLEKLDLRDPDGLDALIGEGFDAVMHFAGLKAVGESVEKPQLYMDNNVLGTHHLLAALEKGDCRRLVFSSSCTVYGAVEKNPVDERHPRSAVNPYGKTKLDIEDMCYELASEDKRWKIALLRYFNPVGAHESGRIGEDPRGVPNNLMPFVMQTAVGRQESVNVWGGDYPTHDGTGVRDYIHVVDLAQGHVAALDKLDSFKGAQAVNLGAGRGYSVLEVIAAAAKAAGKTIPHKIMPRRPGDAAAIWADASLAKKKLGWETTRGLDEMCADSWNWQKQNPQGYEG encoded by the coding sequence ATGAAGGTCCTCGTCACCGGCGCCTCGGGCTACATCGGCAGCCACGCCTGCCTCGAGCTGCTGAAGGCCGGCCACGAGGTCGTCGGCTTCGACAACTTCTCCAACTCCTCCCCGGAATCCATCGAGCGCGTCAAGGCGCTGGCGGGCAAGCCGATGCGCCTCGAGAAGCTCGACCTGCGCGACCCCGACGGTTTGGACGCGCTGATCGGGGAAGGCTTCGACGCGGTCATGCATTTCGCGGGCCTGAAGGCCGTCGGGGAGTCCGTCGAGAAGCCCCAGCTCTACATGGACAACAACGTCCTGGGAACCCACCACCTGCTCGCGGCGCTGGAGAAGGGCGACTGCCGCCGCCTCGTCTTCTCGTCGTCCTGTACGGTCTACGGCGCCGTCGAAAAAAACCCCGTGGATGAGCGCCACCCGAGATCGGCCGTGAATCCTTACGGCAAGACGAAATTAGATATCGAAGACATGTGCTACGAGCTGGCGAGCGAGGACAAGCGCTGGAAGATCGCGCTGCTGCGCTACTTCAACCCGGTCGGCGCCCACGAGAGCGGCCGCATCGGCGAGGACCCGCGCGGCGTGCCCAACAATCTGATGCCGTTCGTCATGCAGACCGCCGTCGGCCGCCAGGAGTCCGTCAACGTCTGGGGCGGGGACTACCCCACCCACGACGGCACCGGCGTGCGCGACTACATCCACGTCGTGGACCTGGCCCAGGGCCACGTCGCCGCGCTCGACAAGCTCGACTCGTTCAAGGGCGCCCAGGCCGTCAACCTCGGCGCCGGACGCGGCTACTCCGTGCTCGAGGTGATCGCCGCCGCCGCCAAGGCCGCCGGCAAGACCATCCCGCACAAGATCATGCCGCGCCGCCCCGGCGACGCCGCCGCCATCTGGGCCGACGCCTCGCTGGCGAAGAAAAAGCTCGGCTGGGAGACGACCCGCGGCCTCGATGAGATGTGCGCCGACTCCTGGAACTGGCAGAAGCAGAACCCCCAGGGCTACGAGGGCTGA
- a CDS encoding ATP-grasp domain-containing protein: MSHAEPVAAEPSSDLRNKTLLVISSPNPKKKFIYTRLKELGSKMILMSSEANWVSKLTDGFVECDPLDEVACVAKVEELVKTQKIDGVITFWENAVPLCATLAQRFGWIGHTPQAALNARNKYLTRQTLENAKLGKYQPAWALIKSHTDLEKAAARIGFPLVLKPAWGVKSQFVVKLDNLDEAKKALDYIKTNMTPAFDPIYKYGTDILAEEFMDGAEIDVDLLAQNGEVKFHAFNDNFPTKEPFFVETGDAMPSRHEDKDLSDTLRMAKEVVKTLGLTNGALHLEAKITPSGPKLVEINARMGGDYLHDWIKTVWEVDVIEEAARIAVGQDCRPKRLKDPRCHLVGKYLIPEYSGVVTGVKFPQEKPDPAKVHEIAVQKEPGDAVLVPPEGFETIGWVVGRGDTYAEAEENLDETLRQVSINIVRFDSTSSLGKTRRKNRFGAAQVSRRRILQSARIEKVRGTGFDKKSLHVGILCNIFDAEGGEEGAVHSDLTSVGRNIQKAVESKGHKVTFFDMNETPLPFDKIANANVDMIFNVCERINNSSLLEPHAAAILDCLGIPYTGSNPLTLALCIDKIKVKKILEQHGLPTPKFDYVFEKNEPIREDLRYPLMVKLANTDNSIGISNMSVVTSLKALKDQVAMLLEKYNRPVLIEEFIEGDEVDVSIMGNEDRVKVLPLSRSIFDDLPKGTWGIYPFQAKWEENSVYSKIRVERPAKYSQKLSALISEICLDAYRIFDCHDYARIEVRVDRSGNPYILEINPNPSISDGDCVPACAEVIGHNYADFIEEIMKECISRYRARPPYYHLQSAMTPF, translated from the coding sequence ATGAGCCACGCCGAGCCCGTCGCCGCCGAGCCTTCCTCCGACCTCCGCAACAAGACCCTTCTCGTCATCTCCTCGCCCAACCCGAAGAAGAAGTTCATCTACACGCGCCTCAAGGAGCTGGGCTCGAAGATGATCCTGATGTCCTCCGAGGCGAACTGGGTCAGCAAGCTCACCGACGGCTTCGTCGAATGCGACCCGCTCGACGAGGTCGCGTGCGTGGCGAAGGTCGAGGAGCTCGTCAAGACGCAGAAGATCGACGGCGTCATCACCTTCTGGGAGAACGCGGTGCCGCTGTGCGCGACCTTGGCGCAGCGCTTCGGCTGGATCGGCCACACGCCGCAGGCCGCGCTCAACGCGCGCAACAAGTACCTGACGCGCCAGACGCTCGAGAACGCCAAGCTCGGCAAGTACCAGCCGGCGTGGGCGCTGATCAAGAGCCACACCGACCTCGAGAAGGCCGCGGCGCGCATCGGCTTCCCCCTCGTGCTCAAGCCGGCGTGGGGCGTGAAGTCGCAGTTCGTCGTCAAGCTCGACAATCTCGACGAGGCGAAGAAGGCGCTCGACTACATCAAGACGAACATGACGCCGGCCTTCGATCCCATCTACAAGTACGGCACGGACATCCTCGCGGAAGAGTTCATGGACGGGGCCGAGATCGACGTCGACCTGCTGGCGCAGAACGGCGAGGTCAAGTTCCACGCCTTCAACGACAACTTCCCGACCAAGGAGCCGTTCTTCGTCGAGACCGGCGACGCGATGCCGTCCCGGCACGAGGACAAGGACCTCTCCGACACTTTGCGCATGGCCAAGGAGGTCGTCAAGACTTTGGGCCTGACCAACGGCGCGCTGCACCTCGAGGCGAAGATCACTCCCTCGGGCCCCAAGCTCGTCGAGATCAACGCGCGCATGGGCGGCGACTACCTCCACGACTGGATCAAGACCGTCTGGGAGGTCGACGTCATCGAGGAGGCCGCGCGCATCGCCGTCGGCCAGGACTGCCGCCCCAAGCGCCTCAAGGATCCCCGCTGCCACCTCGTCGGCAAGTACCTCATACCCGAGTACTCCGGCGTCGTCACCGGGGTCAAGTTCCCCCAGGAGAAGCCCGACCCCGCCAAGGTCCACGAGATCGCGGTGCAGAAGGAGCCCGGCGACGCCGTGCTCGTCCCGCCGGAAGGCTTCGAGACGATCGGCTGGGTCGTCGGCCGCGGCGACACCTACGCCGAGGCCGAGGAGAACCTCGACGAGACCCTGCGCCAGGTCTCCATCAACATCGTGCGCTTCGACTCGACCTCGTCTTTGGGAAAGACCAGGCGCAAGAACCGCTTCGGCGCGGCTCAAGTCTCCCGCCGCCGCATCCTTCAATCCGCACGCATTGAAAAAGTGCGTGGTACTGGGTTCGATAAGAAATCTCTACATGTCGGGATTCTCTGCAATATCTTCGACGCCGAAGGCGGCGAAGAAGGTGCGGTCCATTCGGATTTGACGTCGGTGGGCCGGAATATCCAAAAGGCCGTCGAATCGAAGGGCCACAAGGTCACGTTCTTCGACATGAATGAAACGCCGCTGCCGTTCGACAAGATCGCCAACGCCAACGTGGACATGATCTTCAACGTCTGCGAGCGGATCAATAATTCGTCCTTGCTGGAACCCCATGCCGCGGCCATTCTCGACTGCTTGGGAATCCCATACACCGGCTCCAATCCTCTTACGTTGGCGCTGTGCATCGACAAGATCAAGGTGAAGAAGATCCTGGAGCAGCACGGCCTGCCCACGCCCAAGTTCGACTACGTCTTCGAGAAGAACGAACCCATCCGCGAGGACCTTCGTTATCCGTTGATGGTCAAATTGGCCAATACGGACAACTCGATCGGCATCTCGAACATGTCGGTCGTGACGAGCCTGAAGGCCTTGAAGGACCAGGTCGCGATGCTCCTCGAGAAGTACAATCGTCCCGTTCTGATCGAAGAATTCATCGAGGGCGACGAGGTCGACGTCTCCATCATGGGCAACGAGGACCGCGTGAAGGTGCTGCCGCTGTCGCGCTCCATCTTCGACGACCTGCCCAAGGGGACCTGGGGCATCTACCCCTTCCAGGCGAAGTGGGAGGAGAATTCCGTTTATTCAAAAATCCGGGTCGAGAGGCCGGCCAAGTACTCCCAGAAGCTCTCCGCCCTGATCTCCGAGATCTGCCTCGACGCCTACCGCATCTTCGACTGCCACGACTACGCGCGCATAGAGGTCCGCGTCGACCGCTCCGGCAACCCGTACATCCTCGAGATCAACCCGAACCCGTCGATCTCCGACGGCGACTGCGTGCCGGCCTGCGCCGAGGTGATCGGCCACAACTACGCCGACTTCATCGAGGAGATCATGAAGGAGTGCATCTCGCGCTACCGCGCGCGCCCTCCTTATTACCACCTGCAGAGCGCGATGACGCCCTTCTGA